Proteins from a single region of Coregonus clupeaformis isolate EN_2021a chromosome 35, ASM2061545v1, whole genome shotgun sequence:
- the LOC121570541 gene encoding P43 5S RNA-binding protein isoform X2, with the protein MNGVPHKQDSGHRQQLFNCNHADYRATFTREWRLKEHETVHTGEQPLQCKVADCGNRFSRNSHMRRHALGHTGVKKFRCTFVSCTKTFFNADKLKRHVHYAHGEKDTYFKCNFPNCSLTFKKRRVYKLHLKAHGTSSNFKCSKRGCGVTFDTHVARKAHEKKHAGYRCSQPECNHFEQTWGKMHKHMAKHQATFTCKLCQKVFKHVDSLRRHKRTHALQKPVLLCPSSGCKAYFSTTFNLQHHIRKTHLQLLKYHCYFPDCHRTFAMRESLSRHLAHHDPEASPEKKRKRNKKAWQKRLEGHHQLPLVEDDLQHLFALRMRVSRRVTVEAGLFNERKIPHFVDSEVNLRDLFSIKPPHSPHPAEQGPVEVTQPEVTDQGLKVKSKDQLVA; encoded by the exons GAGTGGCGTTTGAAAGAGCACGAGACCGTGCACACGGGAGAG CAACCTCTTCAATGTAAAGTGGCTGATTGTGGCAATCGTTTCTCACGGAATTCTCACATGCGCCGCCACGCACTTGGCCACACCGGGGTGAAAAAATTCAG ATGTACCTTTGTGAGTTGCACAAAGACTTTCTTCAACGCGGACAAGTTGAAGAGACACGTCCATTATGCCCACGGAGAAAAGGACACGTACTTTAAG tgcaATTTCCCAAATTGCTCATTGACATTCAAGAAACGGAGGGTGTATAAATTACATTTGAAGGCGCATGGAACATCTTCTAATTTCAA ATGTTCAAAGAGAGGATGTGGAGTCACGTTTGACACCCATGTCGCTCGCAAAGCCCATGAGAAGAAACATGCAG GGTACCGCTGCTCACAGCCTGAATGCAATCATTTTGAGCAAACTTGGGGGAAAATGCACAAGCACATGGCGAAACACCAGG CCACATTCACCTGTAAACTGTGCCAGAAGGTGTTTAAGCATGTGGACTCTCTGCGTAGACACAAACGGACCCATGCCCTGCAGAAGCCTGTCCTGCTGTGCCCCAGCAGCGGCTGCAAGGCCTACTTCTCCACTACCTTCAACCTGCAGCACCACATCCGCAAGACCCACCTGCAGCTCCTCAAGTACCATTGTTACTTCCCCGACTGCCATAGGACATTTGCCATGCGG GAGAGCCTGAGCCGACACCTGGCTCACCACGACCCAGAGGCCAGCCCTGAGAAG AAGCGCAAGCGGAACAAGAAGGCCTGGCAGAAGCGTCTGGAAGGCCACCACCAGCTGCCACTGGTGGAGGACGACCTGCAGCACCTCTTCGCCTTGCGCATGAGGGTGTCACGACGGGTGACGGTGGAGGCTGGCCTCTTCAACGAGCGCAAGATTCCCCACTTTGTGGACTCGGAGGTCAACCTGCGTGACCTATTCAGCATCAAGCCCCCTCACTCCCCCCACCCTGCAGAGCAAGGCCCTGTGGAGGTCACCCAGCCAGAGGTCACTGATCAAGGGTTAAAGGTCAAATCAAAGGATCAACTTGTAGCCTGA
- the LOC121570541 gene encoding P43 5S RNA-binding protein isoform X1 — MNGVPHKQDSGHRQQLFNCNHADYRATFTREWRLKEHETVHTGEQPLQCKVADCGNRFSRNSHMRRHALGHTGVKKFRCTFVSCTKTFFNADKLKRHVHYAHGEKDTYFKCNFPNCSLTFKKRRVYKLHLKAHGTSSNFKCSKRGCGVTFDTHVARKAHEKKHAGYRCSQPECNHFEQTWGKMHKHMAKHQATFTCKLCQKVFKHVDSLRRHKRTHALQKPVLLCPSSGCKAYFSTTFNLQHHIRKTHLQLLKYHCYFPDCHRTFAMRESLSRHLAHHDPEASPEKQKRKRNKKAWQKRLEGHHQLPLVEDDLQHLFALRMRVSRRVTVEAGLFNERKIPHFVDSEVNLRDLFSIKPPHSPHPAEQGPVEVTQPEVTDQGLKVKSKDQLVA, encoded by the exons GAGTGGCGTTTGAAAGAGCACGAGACCGTGCACACGGGAGAG CAACCTCTTCAATGTAAAGTGGCTGATTGTGGCAATCGTTTCTCACGGAATTCTCACATGCGCCGCCACGCACTTGGCCACACCGGGGTGAAAAAATTCAG ATGTACCTTTGTGAGTTGCACAAAGACTTTCTTCAACGCGGACAAGTTGAAGAGACACGTCCATTATGCCCACGGAGAAAAGGACACGTACTTTAAG tgcaATTTCCCAAATTGCTCATTGACATTCAAGAAACGGAGGGTGTATAAATTACATTTGAAGGCGCATGGAACATCTTCTAATTTCAA ATGTTCAAAGAGAGGATGTGGAGTCACGTTTGACACCCATGTCGCTCGCAAAGCCCATGAGAAGAAACATGCAG GGTACCGCTGCTCACAGCCTGAATGCAATCATTTTGAGCAAACTTGGGGGAAAATGCACAAGCACATGGCGAAACACCAGG CCACATTCACCTGTAAACTGTGCCAGAAGGTGTTTAAGCATGTGGACTCTCTGCGTAGACACAAACGGACCCATGCCCTGCAGAAGCCTGTCCTGCTGTGCCCCAGCAGCGGCTGCAAGGCCTACTTCTCCACTACCTTCAACCTGCAGCACCACATCCGCAAGACCCACCTGCAGCTCCTCAAGTACCATTGTTACTTCCCCGACTGCCATAGGACATTTGCCATGCGG GAGAGCCTGAGCCGACACCTGGCTCACCACGACCCAGAGGCCAGCCCTGAGAAG CAGAAGCGCAAGCGGAACAAGAAGGCCTGGCAGAAGCGTCTGGAAGGCCACCACCAGCTGCCACTGGTGGAGGACGACCTGCAGCACCTCTTCGCCTTGCGCATGAGGGTGTCACGACGGGTGACGGTGGAGGCTGGCCTCTTCAACGAGCGCAAGATTCCCCACTTTGTGGACTCGGAGGTCAACCTGCGTGACCTATTCAGCATCAAGCCCCCTCACTCCCCCCACCCTGCAGAGCAAGGCCCTGTGGAGGTCACCCAGCCAGAGGTCACTGATCAAGGGTTAAAGGTCAAATCAAAGGATCAACTTGTAGCCTGA